In Exiguobacterium sibiricum 7-3, a genomic segment contains:
- a CDS encoding histidine phosphatase family protein — protein sequence MKQIGLVRHHRVTEGYPTKGWISAADIEAWIERYDVSTIDVQPVELGNIDWTICYASSMPRAVQTAESVYGKDIIVTDLLREVPFPTIRSRIRLPFLAWALIGRLVAPFSKRIQAEIKDANERITILLNQLTFEQKEHERVLLVGHGGMMILMRSALKKRGYIGPRFGHPRNGMLYLFERREE from the coding sequence ATGAAACAGATTGGATTAGTCAGACACCACCGGGTAACGGAAGGTTACCCGACCAAAGGCTGGATCAGCGCAGCCGATATCGAAGCCTGGATTGAGCGTTATGACGTCTCGACGATCGATGTCCAACCGGTTGAACTCGGCAACATCGACTGGACGATCTGTTACGCGAGCAGTATGCCACGGGCCGTCCAAACAGCGGAAAGCGTTTATGGAAAGGACATCATCGTGACGGATTTATTACGTGAAGTGCCGTTCCCGACCATCCGCTCGCGGATTCGTCTTCCGTTCCTCGCCTGGGCGTTGATCGGACGACTTGTCGCTCCATTCAGTAAACGAATTCAAGCAGAGATCAAGGATGCCAACGAGCGGATTACGATCCTATTAAACCAATTGACGTTTGAACAAAAGGAACACGAACGTGTTTTGCTCGTCGGACACGGCGGGATGATGATTTTGATGCGGTCTGCATTAAAAAAGCGGGGATACATCGGTCCCCGCTTCGGTCATCCACGCAACGGCATGTTGTATCTGTTTGAGAGACGGGAGGAGTAA
- a CDS encoding DUF3307 domain-containing protein codes for MTLLLSLLLIHLLADFPFQSQRMAKSKQRKLRVLLEHLAIHSIGTAAVLGLFYQMDDVTGPTAWMIGGGIIVTHALLDGSPLKRLLPPALAFWIDQLLHIAILTGIVFFFTPVAWPVSFTLPEQILWVSVWGLIATELIGRGIAPLLAPFAPRLIESHFERKVTRKEQLDGLKRSVTHEVEDSARSYTTEINGVGRYIGLVERAIIVCLVAVNATGAIGFIIALKALARFKQFDDRRFAEYYIIGSLLSILGALLCGMAIRLAL; via the coding sequence ATGACTTTGTTGTTAAGCCTGCTCCTCATCCACCTGCTGGCAGACTTCCCGTTCCAGAGTCAACGGATGGCGAAGTCGAAACAACGCAAGTTGCGGGTATTACTCGAACATCTCGCTATACATAGCATCGGCACAGCCGCCGTCCTCGGACTCTTTTACCAGATGGATGACGTGACTGGTCCGACGGCCTGGATGATCGGTGGCGGAATCATCGTCACACATGCCTTGCTGGACGGTTCGCCCTTAAAACGACTGTTGCCCCCGGCCCTTGCCTTTTGGATCGACCAGCTGCTCCATATCGCCATTCTGACGGGGATTGTCTTCTTTTTCACCCCTGTCGCTTGGCCGGTATCGTTTACGTTACCGGAGCAAATCCTATGGGTCAGCGTCTGGGGTTTGATTGCGACAGAATTGATCGGACGCGGGATTGCCCCGTTGCTTGCCCCCTTCGCACCCCGCTTGATTGAATCGCATTTTGAGCGGAAGGTCACACGAAAAGAACAACTGGACGGTCTGAAGCGGTCCGTCACGCATGAAGTCGAAGATTCTGCCCGCAGTTATACGACGGAAATCAACGGTGTAGGCCGTTATATCGGGCTCGTCGAACGGGCCATCATCGTCTGTCTGGTGGCAGTCAATGCAACAGGCGCCATCGGATTCATCATTGCCTTGAAGGCATTAGCCCGCTTTAAACAGTTTGACGACCGCCGCTTTGCGGAATATTATATCATCGGCAGTTTACTGAGCATTCTCGGTGCTTTGCTGTGCGGGATGGCGATTCGCCTTGCCCTGTAA
- a CDS encoding NUDIX domain-containing protein, protein MKFRRREKVAIYITREQPEGWELLVFHPQSAPDSDWQIPAGTIEDAEIAKEAAVRETLEESGLSLATVQYVGEEEMRYPERMRVHYTYFYHAHIECQENRWTHCVAGDGQDCGDFFHFAWLPLERITQLERRHHIFLDRLMSRLERTHHYDCRKHG, encoded by the coding sequence ATGAAATTCAGAAGACGCGAAAAAGTAGCAATCTATATCACACGGGAGCAACCAGAGGGATGGGAACTACTTGTTTTTCATCCGCAATCCGCTCCAGACAGTGATTGGCAAATTCCTGCCGGCACAATCGAAGATGCTGAAATCGCCAAAGAAGCCGCGGTTCGGGAAACGCTCGAGGAAAGCGGTTTATCGCTCGCGACCGTCCAGTACGTAGGTGAAGAAGAAATGCGTTATCCGGAACGAATGCGGGTGCATTACACGTATTTCTATCATGCTCATATCGAATGTCAGGAAAACAGATGGACGCATTGTGTCGCTGGTGACGGTCAAGATTGCGGTGATTTTTTCCATTTCGCTTGGTTACCGCTTGAACGAATCACGCAACTCGAACGCCGGCATCATATTTTCCTGGATCGTTTGATGAGCCGCTTGGAACGGACACATCATTACGATTGTCGAAAACACGGTTAA
- the parC gene encoding DNA topoisomerase IV subunit A: protein MSNLQNILNLSLEQVVGDRFGRYSKYIIQDRALPDARDGLKPVQRRILYAMHTEGNLFDRAYRKSAKTVGVVIGNYHPHGDSSVYEAMVRLSQEWKLRYPLVDMQGNNGSIDGDSAAAMRYTEARLSKVSSLILDGINKQTVDYTLNFDDTTEEPLVLPSLLPNLLMNGSTGISAGYATEIPPHHAGEVLDAAIGRISGTVHTVDDLLTHMQGPDFPTGGVVQGLDGIKKAFETGRGKVIIRSRATIETLRGGRQQILITELPYEVNKANLVKRMEELRLDRKVEGVAEVRDETDRDGLRVVIELKKEADAEGVLHFYLKQTDLQVAYNYNMVAIHERTPRQMGVLALLDAYLSHVKDVVIRRTSFDLEQAKRRQEVVSALMTAISVLDETLALIRSASNKSEAKDKLIERFSFTDRQAEAVVMLQLYRLTNTDIVELQDEAAKLEKEITRLEKILNDEKTRNRLIIKELTILKEQVADNRRSTVEAEVEELKLKTEVMIAVEETMVFVSKNGYIKRSSMRSFGATNDLPEMKEQDRLLYQGQAMTTDHLIVWTVQGNYLLIPVHQLPDTKWKDGGQHVANLVPLDSGDRILSVDLVRTFDETSHCLFVTRQGMVKRSKLSDYNAQRKSKPLQGVRLRADDEVLYAKVSTGQEQLFLTTQHGFGLWFTEDDVPVVGVRAAGVKAINLRDQDVVAGAIGFKQAPNIVLLTQRGALKKMRLADQFQVSNRALRGTQLLRDLKSKPHQVAALIDVTQTKELILIGKEQEKTIQVQSLSFLDRLSNGSFAYDEEKFGPLLDWYTV from the coding sequence ATGTCTAACCTGCAAAACATCCTCAACCTGTCCCTCGAGCAAGTCGTCGGGGACCGGTTCGGTCGTTATTCGAAATACATCATCCAGGACCGGGCCTTACCGGACGCCCGGGACGGGTTGAAACCGGTTCAACGCCGTATCTTGTACGCGATGCATACGGAAGGCAACTTGTTTGACCGCGCCTACCGGAAATCCGCGAAAACGGTCGGCGTCGTCATCGGTAACTACCACCCGCACGGCGATTCATCGGTGTATGAAGCGATGGTCCGTCTGAGTCAGGAGTGGAAACTCCGGTATCCGTTAGTCGACATGCAGGGAAACAACGGCTCGATCGACGGCGACAGTGCGGCAGCGATGCGTTATACGGAAGCTCGTTTATCGAAAGTCTCGAGCTTGATCCTCGACGGCATCAATAAACAGACTGTGGATTACACGCTGAACTTTGATGATACGACAGAGGAACCGCTTGTATTGCCGTCCCTCTTACCGAACCTTCTGATGAACGGTTCGACCGGGATTTCGGCCGGTTATGCGACGGAAATCCCGCCGCACCATGCCGGTGAAGTGTTGGACGCGGCAATTGGCCGAATCTCGGGAACGGTGCATACCGTCGATGATTTACTGACGCATATGCAAGGTCCTGATTTCCCGACCGGCGGAGTCGTCCAAGGGCTCGACGGGATCAAAAAAGCGTTCGAAACCGGTCGCGGGAAAGTCATCATCCGCTCGCGGGCAACGATCGAAACGTTACGCGGCGGACGCCAACAAATCCTGATTACGGAACTCCCGTATGAAGTCAATAAAGCGAACCTCGTCAAACGGATGGAAGAACTCCGCCTGGACCGCAAAGTCGAAGGGGTCGCGGAAGTCCGCGACGAGACGGACCGTGATGGTCTTCGTGTCGTCATTGAGCTGAAAAAAGAAGCGGATGCAGAAGGGGTGCTTCACTTCTACCTGAAGCAGACTGATCTGCAAGTCGCTTATAACTACAACATGGTCGCAATCCACGAGCGGACACCGCGTCAGATGGGCGTTCTCGCGTTACTTGACGCCTATCTCAGCCACGTCAAGGATGTCGTCATCCGCCGGACTTCGTTTGATCTCGAGCAGGCAAAACGCCGCCAAGAGGTCGTTTCGGCCTTGATGACGGCGATTTCGGTCCTCGATGAAACACTCGCGTTGATTCGGTCTGCCTCCAACAAATCGGAAGCGAAAGACAAGCTGATTGAACGGTTCAGTTTCACGGACCGCCAAGCGGAAGCGGTCGTCATGCTTCAATTGTATCGGTTAACGAATACCGATATCGTCGAATTGCAGGACGAAGCGGCGAAACTCGAAAAAGAAATCACCCGTCTCGAGAAGATTCTCAACGACGAAAAAACCCGGAACCGATTGATCATCAAAGAATTAACAATCTTAAAAGAGCAGGTTGCTGATAACCGGCGTTCGACGGTCGAAGCGGAAGTCGAAGAGTTGAAACTGAAGACAGAAGTCATGATTGCCGTCGAAGAAACGATGGTCTTCGTCTCGAAAAACGGCTATATCAAGCGGTCTTCGATGCGTTCTTTCGGAGCGACCAATGATTTGCCGGAGATGAAGGAACAGGATCGTCTGTTGTATCAAGGACAGGCGATGACGACGGATCACTTAATCGTTTGGACCGTCCAGGGGAACTATCTTTTGATCCCGGTCCATCAGTTACCCGATACGAAATGGAAGGACGGGGGACAACACGTCGCCAATCTCGTGCCGCTTGATTCCGGCGACCGGATTTTATCGGTTGATCTCGTCCGCACGTTTGACGAGACATCGCACTGTCTGTTCGTGACCCGCCAAGGGATGGTCAAACGTTCGAAATTGAGCGACTACAATGCCCAGCGGAAGTCAAAACCACTTCAAGGTGTCCGTTTACGGGCTGATGACGAAGTCTTGTATGCCAAGGTTTCTACCGGACAAGAGCAATTGTTCTTAACGACCCAGCACGGATTTGGTCTCTGGTTCACGGAAGACGACGTGCCGGTCGTGGGTGTCCGGGCAGCGGGTGTGAAAGCGATCAACCTGCGTGATCAGGATGTCGTTGCCGGTGCGATCGGCTTTAAACAAGCACCGAATATCGTCCTCTTGACGCAGCGGGGCGCACTGAAGAAAATGCGCCTTGCTGACCAGTTCCAAGTCTCGAACCGTGCCTTACGCGGCACGCAGCTGTTACGCGACTTAAAATCAAAACCGCATCAGGTCGCAGCATTAATTGACGTTACCCAAACAAAAGAACTGATTTTGATCGGAAAAGAGCAGGAAAAGACGATTCAAGTCCAATCGTTGTCCTTCCTCGACCGGTTATCGAACGGTTCGTTTGCCTATGACGAAGAAAAATTTGGTCCGCTTCTCGATTGGTATACCGTTTGA
- the parE gene encoding DNA topoisomerase IV subunit B, with translation MATDLNNYNDDAIQVLEGLEAVRKRPGMYIGSTDHRGLHHLVYEIVDNAIDEALAGFGEQIDVIIHKDNAITVRDHGRGMPTGMHASGKPTAEVIFTVLHAGGKFGQGGYKTSGGLHGVGASVVNALSTQLKVTIYRDGKQFEQTFEDGGIPKTTLLETGTTRQKGTSVYFKPDGKIFSTLTYNYDTLAERLRESAFLLKGLKITLTDERSDKADTFQYEDGVSEFVGYLNDDKDTLHPTVAFEGTENEIEVDIAFQFTDAYSENVLSFVNNVRTRDGGTHEVGAKTAMTRVMNEYARKNTLLKEKDKNLDGNDIREGLTMIVSIRIPEEFLQFEGQTKSKLGSPEARTSCDAVITRRLSTYLEENPQTATLLIKKAIRAAQAREAARKAREEARNGKKKKRSSILNGKLTPAASKNAEKNELFLVEGDSAGGSAKQGRNRTFQAILPLRGKVLNTEKAKLADIMKNEEINMIIHAIGSGVGADFDLSDCNFDKVIIMTDADTDGAHIQVLLLTFFFRYMRPLIDAGKVFVALPPLYRVSKGKGKSEKFEYVWDEETLAKTTKKFGKGYMIQRYKGLGEMNAPQLWETTMDPDTRTLIRVTIDDAAVAEKRVSVLMGDNVGHRRSWIEDNVAFGLTEDLSIIENEHVTKESVN, from the coding sequence ATGGCGACAGATTTAAACAATTATAATGATGATGCCATACAGGTGCTTGAAGGACTCGAAGCAGTCCGGAAGCGCCCGGGTATGTATATCGGCTCGACCGATCATCGCGGACTCCACCATTTGGTGTATGAGATCGTTGATAATGCGATTGATGAGGCACTGGCCGGATTCGGGGAACAGATTGATGTCATCATCCATAAAGATAATGCAATTACCGTCCGCGACCATGGACGTGGTATGCCGACCGGGATGCACGCTTCCGGAAAACCGACTGCAGAAGTCATCTTCACGGTGCTTCATGCCGGCGGTAAATTTGGTCAAGGCGGTTATAAAACATCAGGCGGACTGCACGGTGTCGGGGCATCTGTTGTCAACGCTCTGTCGACGCAGTTAAAAGTCACGATTTACCGCGATGGGAAACAGTTTGAGCAAACGTTCGAAGACGGGGGAATTCCGAAAACGACCTTGCTTGAAACGGGAACGACCCGTCAAAAAGGAACAAGCGTCTATTTCAAACCGGACGGAAAAATCTTCAGCACGTTGACATACAATTACGATACGTTGGCGGAACGTCTGCGTGAATCGGCCTTCCTGCTGAAAGGTCTGAAAATCACACTGACCGACGAACGGTCGGACAAAGCGGACACGTTCCAATACGAAGACGGAGTCAGCGAATTCGTCGGCTATTTAAATGACGACAAAGATACGTTACATCCGACAGTCGCCTTTGAAGGAACGGAAAATGAGATTGAAGTCGATATCGCGTTCCAGTTCACGGATGCCTATTCGGAAAACGTCCTGTCGTTCGTCAACAACGTCCGGACACGCGACGGCGGAACACATGAAGTCGGTGCCAAAACGGCGATGACACGGGTGATGAATGAGTATGCCCGCAAAAACACGCTGCTTAAGGAAAAAGATAAAAACCTCGACGGCAACGATATCCGCGAGGGATTGACGATGATCGTGTCGATCCGGATTCCAGAAGAATTTCTGCAATTCGAAGGACAAACGAAATCAAAACTTGGTTCTCCGGAAGCCCGGACGAGCTGTGACGCCGTTATTACACGCCGCTTGTCGACGTATCTCGAGGAAAATCCACAAACGGCGACACTCCTGATCAAAAAAGCGATCCGCGCCGCTCAGGCCCGGGAAGCGGCTCGTAAAGCCCGCGAAGAAGCCCGGAACGGGAAGAAAAAGAAACGTTCGAGCATCCTGAACGGGAAACTGACACCGGCTGCGTCGAAAAACGCCGAGAAAAACGAATTGTTCCTCGTCGAGGGAGATTCCGCCGGCGGTTCAGCGAAACAAGGCCGTAACCGGACGTTCCAGGCGATTTTACCGTTACGCGGGAAAGTCCTGAACACGGAAAAAGCCAAACTTGCCGATATCATGAAAAACGAAGAAATCAATATGATCATCCACGCGATCGGCAGCGGCGTCGGAGCAGACTTTGACCTGTCCGACTGTAACTTCGACAAAGTCATCATCATGACAGATGCCGATACCGACGGGGCGCATATCCAAGTCTTATTATTGACGTTCTTCTTCCGCTACATGCGTCCGTTGATTGATGCCGGGAAAGTCTTCGTCGCCTTGCCACCGCTCTACCGCGTCTCCAAAGGGAAGGGCAAATCCGAGAAGTTCGAGTACGTCTGGGACGAAGAAACCCTTGCTAAAACAACGAAAAAGTTCGGCAAAGGGTATATGATCCAACGGTACAAAGGACTGGGTGAGATGAATGCCCCACAACTTTGGGAAACGACGATGGATCCCGATACACGGACGTTGATTCGTGTCACGATCGATGATGCCGCTGTCGCTGAAAAACGGGTTTCCGTGCTGATGGGCGATAACGTCGGACACCGCCGAAGCTGGATTGAAGACAATGTAGCGTTTGGGCTGACGGAAGACCTCTCGATCATTGAAAATGAACATGTGACGAAAGAGAGTGTGAACTGA
- a CDS encoding CoA-binding protein: protein MISDQQARKLLKDAKRIAVVGVSSDSGKTANWIADYLVQHGYEVIPVNPTLNEWNGQKVYPSVASIPGHIDIVDVFRRSEFLADTAKDAVAHGDVGMIWNQLGLSSVEAESLALGAGIPYIENRCIKIEHQYL from the coding sequence ATGATTTCAGATCAACAAGCTCGTAAGTTATTAAAAGACGCAAAACGTATTGCGGTCGTCGGTGTATCAAGTGATTCAGGGAAAACTGCGAACTGGATTGCCGATTACCTGGTCCAACATGGTTACGAAGTCATTCCGGTCAACCCGACCTTAAATGAATGGAACGGGCAGAAAGTATATCCGAGTGTCGCCAGTATCCCGGGACACATCGATATCGTCGATGTTTTCCGTCGTTCGGAATTTTTGGCGGACACAGCAAAAGATGCTGTAGCACACGGTGACGTCGGCATGATTTGGAATCAGCTCGGGTTATCGAGTGTCGAAGCGGAAAGTTTGGCACTCGGTGCCGGTATTCCGTACATCGAAAACCGTTGTATTAAAATTGAACACCAGTACTTGTGA
- a CDS encoding tyrosine-type recombinase/integrase, with translation MSLFKNLGKTVKTIPLPAHTIDLPGYVRMPDFIRSYIDHLASKNFSKATMRRYVYDFDSFFQFVAEASGEAIQARDITQEAFLEIDGSGIAAYAEYLALTKQNAPSVINRKLSALQSLFRHLIDIGVLSDNPVAKINRPKQAKRDPVYLTKREWDELMQLLPSNVEMNAREAAHYERDRVRDVTLFQLLGYSGMRLSEMTQLTWSAVDFHEGTIRVIGKGNKERVIPLAKPVRVALRKYAAHYSLTMRGAEPIFQKQGKALSPRAVQHILKRHVDRLRPVLPFLERKQITPHKLRHTFATRLATGGVDVLTIQQLLGHESVATTQVYAHIGDQEKKRAIELFDSER, from the coding sequence ATGAGTTTGTTTAAAAACCTAGGAAAAACCGTAAAAACGATACCCCTTCCCGCCCATACGATTGATCTTCCGGGATATGTCCGGATGCCGGATTTCATCCGGTCCTATATCGACCATTTGGCGTCGAAAAATTTCTCGAAGGCGACGATGCGGCGGTATGTCTACGATTTTGATTCATTTTTCCAGTTCGTTGCGGAAGCGTCGGGAGAAGCGATTCAGGCGCGGGATATCACGCAGGAAGCGTTTCTTGAAATTGACGGGTCCGGGATTGCCGCTTATGCGGAATACTTAGCTTTAACGAAGCAAAATGCCCCAAGTGTCATCAACCGGAAACTGTCAGCACTTCAATCCCTGTTCCGGCATTTGATCGATATCGGTGTTTTGTCTGACAATCCTGTCGCAAAAATCAATCGTCCGAAACAGGCGAAGCGGGATCCGGTTTACTTAACGAAACGCGAATGGGACGAACTGATGCAGCTGTTGCCATCAAACGTCGAGATGAATGCCCGGGAAGCTGCGCATTATGAGCGGGATCGTGTTCGGGACGTCACCTTGTTCCAGTTGCTCGGGTACAGCGGGATGCGGCTCAGTGAAATGACACAATTGACGTGGAGTGCCGTCGATTTCCACGAAGGGACGATTCGGGTCATTGGGAAAGGTAACAAGGAACGGGTCATTCCGCTCGCGAAACCGGTCCGGGTCGCCTTACGGAAATACGCCGCGCATTACAGTCTGACGATGCGAGGAGCAGAACCGATTTTTCAGAAACAAGGCAAAGCGCTCAGTCCCCGGGCGGTCCAACATATCTTAAAGCGCCACGTCGACCGTCTGCGTCCTGTTTTGCCGTTTTTGGAGCGGAAACAGATCACGCCGCATAAATTACGGCATACATTCGCGACGCGCCTGGCGACCGGCGGGGTCGATGTCTTGACGATTCAACAGTTGCTCGGACACGAGTCGGTTGCGACGACGCAGGTTTATGCTCATATCGGTGATCAAGAGAAAAAACGGGCAATTGAATTATTTGATAGTGAACGATAA